In Fundulus heteroclitus isolate FHET01 chromosome 8, MU-UCD_Fhet_4.1, whole genome shotgun sequence, a genomic segment contains:
- the slc25a1b gene encoding tricarboxylate transport protein B, mitochondrial — MSEPRRFVSPFHRPQFVAAAAPAGKAKLTHPGKAILAGGIAGGIEICITFPTEYVKTQLQLDEKANPPKYRGIVDCVKQTVNSHGVKGLYRGLSSLLYGSIPKAAVRFGVFEFLSNKMRDESGKLDSKRGFVCGLGAGVAEAVFVVCPMETVKVKFIHDQTSANPKYKGFFHGVREIIRTQGLKGTYQGLTATVLKQGSNQAIRFYVMTSLRNWYKGDNPNKAINPLITGLFGAFAGAASVFGNTPLDVIKTRMQGLEAHKYKSTVDCAVKIMKYEGPKAFYKGTVPRLGRVCLDVAIVFIIYEEVVKVLNIVWKTD, encoded by the exons ATGTCTGAACCGAGGAGATTTGTGAGTCCGTTCCACAGACCGCAGTTTGTGGCAGCCGCGGCTCCGGCGGGGAAAGCCAAGCTAACGCACCCGGGCAAGGCTATCCTGGCAG GTGGGATAGCAGGAGGCATTGAGATCTGCATCACCTTCCCAACAGAGTATGTAAAGACACAGCTGCAGCTCGACGAGAAAGCCAACCCTCCTAAATACAGAGGAATTG TGGACTGCGTGAAGCAGACGGTGAACAGCCATGGGGTGAAGGGGCTCTACCGAGGCCTGAGCTCGCTGCTGTATGGCTCCATACCCAAAGCAGCCGTCAG ATTTGGGGTGTTCGAGTTCCTCAGTAATAAAATGCGAGATGAGAGCGGGAAACTAGACAGCAAGCGAGGATTCGTCTGCGGCCTTGGAGCCGGCGTCGCGGAGGCTGTGTTTGTAGTCTGTCCGATGGAGACCGTCAAG GTGAAATTCATCCATGATCAGACATCAGCTAACCCAAAGTATAAAGGATTTTTTCATGGGGTCAGGGAGATTATAAGAACTCAGG GACTAAAGGGAACCTACCAGGGGCTGACTGCCACCGTGCTAAAACAGGGCTCCAATCAGGCCATCCGCTTCTATGTCATGACCTCGCTGAGAAACTGGTACAAAG GTGACAACCCCAACAAAGCCATCAACCCATTGATAACTGGGCTGTTTGGAGCTTTTGCTGGCGCTGCCAGTGTCTTTGGAAACACTCCGCTGGATGTGATTAagaccaggatgcag GGACTCGAAGCCCACAAGTACAAAAGCACCGTTGACTGTGCAGTTAAAATCATGAAATATGAAGGACCAAAGGC GTTCTACAAAGGTACCGTTCCTCGCCTGGGCCGGGTGTGTCTGGATGTTGCCATAGTCTTCATCATCTACGAGGAAGTCGTCAAGGTCTTGAACATTGTGTGGAAGACGGACTGA